The DNA sequence TCATTAAGTTTATCTAAAATAGGAAAACAAAATTCTTTTGATTTGGAATGCCATAGATTGACCCTGCTTTTGATACTATATCAAGATGATTCAAAGCTGCAAAATTGAGTAATCTTTTAATGCAAAGAGAGAGTGCAGAGAGAGTGAAATGAAACTATATTAGCGTTATTGTTGTAACCTAAAACTTTTCTCTACACATTAATGTCTTATTTATATTAGTTGAGACTTGAGACTACTAATCTATCTTATTACTTGTATTACTCTCTAcaattacaaattaaattttgatttttatttttaaaatactaaaaactcCACAGagttatttgaaaaattaaattttttttaaacactaaatttaaaaatactaaaatatccttttatgtaataattttaaaattacttgaaTATCCTTATAGGAATAATTAATATTAGTTGATTTATTAGTAATTATGAATTttaattcaatattaaaaaaattaaaacaccctatagttaatttttaaaataagaaaataattttttagcatTAATCTTAAAAAGACTAGAATACCTATTTAGAATAAAGGTTAGTTAattgtattaaaataaaaaatttaaaattttgaacaactaaaatatttttatgattaatttttaaaataacaaaacaatattttaagtttaatttttaaaatactgAAATATCATTATAGAATTATTCATATGGTTTACTCATATTAGACATGAGAAAtgagaatttgattttaataagaCTAAAAtactttgtattttattttaaacgactataattttctctttaaaactcaaacaaaaacaaatttttagtattaatttttaaaaagactaaaatatcctTCATATTAAACTATGTTTaactatattaaaaattaatatttgaatttcATTGTAAAATGTCTAAAGTTTTCTCAGAATTCATCTTAAGAGACTACAAAAgttttttaacattaatttcaaaaaagTTAAATTACCCTTATATGATTAATTAAGATGATATGAttgtattaaaaattctaaattttacatataaaaaaaagactaaaatatctttatacttaacttttaaaagactaaaataaatttttaggattaattttaatttttaaaaagattaaaatatccTTATAATTGATGttcaagaaaacaaaataatttttgaagattcattgaaaaaaaaaaaaactgaaatacaggattaattcatattatttgattgtgttaaaaattaaaaatttggatatgatttaaaaaaaaaataaaaatactcttGTAGTTCATCATATATTTAGAGTACTAAAATAATACTCTTTTAATCATTACCATGAAaaagactaaatttttttaagattaattaaaattgtttgattatattaaaaattaaaaaaatttcatataatattaaaaagacaaaaatactcTTATACGCAAcctttaaaatactaaaataattttttataattaattttaagagaCTAAAATACATTTTTATAATAATGGCTATTCagtaatattataaattataatttttaagttttaaaatgactaaaatatctaCGCAATCAATTTTAgactgatattttttttattgaattattgAGAAAACATTAGACTaagattctttaaaaaaaaaaaaaagataaagattatTGAGATTTAATTATTCATACAAGTAAAAATTATTTGATGGTTTTAGTACACAAAAGTTTACATGTAAAATGGTAAGTTTtgtttggtaaattttttttaaaaaatgtgtttatattttttaaaaacataaattttttattttttatttaataagtataaaaaattatgtatttatatttataattttaaaaaataaaatgttcgaATATAAATCATAGGTCACTATTACATAAAAGATactatttaaacaaaaaaattgtgtattattaacacataaaatgaattattttaattctaattcacgtaatataattttaatttgcaATTAGATATACTGaaaaagtcaaaaaaaaaaaattgaagaataaattagatataatagagatttattttattatttgtgtaAAGGACAGAATGATCATTTAATTTTAACCATTAAAGAAGTCAAATATAATTGTGCCACGTATGTAAATGAGTAAAAAAGTACATTCTAATGCTATATTGATTTAGTATCAAATCAAttgaaacttttttaaaaaattacataatttttttcaaaagattttgaTATTCTTTCACCGAATTCTCCTTATATTAAATGAATAAATGatgcatattaaaaattaataacgaAATTCTTTTATTCTCATATCCCCTATTTTCACAACGATAATTGTCTGAGGATCAATTGCtagttgaaatttaaatttttaatagctctagtttatcctattctatttattccgGTAAATAAAATAAGATGCAATATGAAAATCAAAAGCACGGGAAAGTGAAACTACCACCGGAGTGAAAAACTAATCATGTTGTAGAGTGTCCCTTCGGTGACAGGCAACAGCCGACAGAGATAGATTAGGTGGAAAACACTACTCACTACTCACAACAGATTCAAACAAATCATGTCATCCGTAGCTGGAAACTTAACCTGCGTGGTGGCGGCCGTTGACGGCAGTGAACAGAGCATGACCGCTCTCCGCTGGGCCCTACAAAACCTCAAGCTACGATCACCTGCTTCCGATTCCACCAACGCTGGATCCTTTGTCGTCCTCCACGTCCAATCCCCACCCTCCATCGCCACCGGCCTCAACCCCGGCGCCATCCCCTTCGGCGGCCCAAGTAACTCGACTTCAATCAAccttattttgtattattattattatttgggaaATTTAATTGTTTTGGATTATTGAACAGCTGACCTGGAAGTACCGGCGATCACGGCGGCGATCGAGGCTCACCAGAAGCGTATCACTGAAGCCGTACTCAATCACGCTTTAGGAATTTGCGCTGAATTCAATTTGGCTGTAAGTGGTTTCATTTTGactttgacaattgacattctatgctgtttttcttttcttttcactccttttgttttaatttctaatttatgattttataatataGTACTCTTTATTCTCCTAAATAATTGtctagttttcaaattttatttgatCCTAAATAAATGTTCATTCAGAAAAGttagttaatataattatttttctatgaaTAATCCTATTAAATTTAGGAAAGAAAGTAATTTTTTGTGCAATTAATTTAATCTATATAAAACCATaagatttgttattatttttccaATTCATGTGCGTAATTAAAATTAGACAATCGTTTGGGATCAAATGGGTTTTGTTCAAGTGACTGCCTCATAGAAACAGGAGATCTGAAGTCTGAACAACtagaaaatgtttttttttattattattattttcatcttttttaatttattttattttatttaatatactcCCTGCATTTATTTGATATTACACTTTCAACCATATTATATggatataaaaaattagtcaccAATAAGCTATTGTATAGGAATAAGTATTTGGTGTTTATGGAAAAGTTTGATTGCACTTTAGCGCTATATGTGTAGGAGTTAAGAAATCTGACATCAAGGCACAATTATGAAACAGCTTTATCAAATTACTCTTGCACAACCTTTAACATCTAATTAATCCATTCTGTTTACATTAGAAAGATTCACTAAGGGCACAATGATTCATTCTTTCGCAAAGTGGAGAAAAGATGGAAAGGAAGATATATAAAGTTTTAATGGGTCAATATGTTTTGAGTTCAAATGTGATTCATGATAGGGTGCAATGGCGTTTGATCCATGTAACTAACCCCTCTTAGTAAGCACAAGTTTTTATTGTTGATGTTGTTATGTTTGAATGTGATTTGGCCTGAGATGGTTGTCATTTAGTATATTTTGGGGTCTACAGGATTGACTCGTCTATATGTATATTGTATAGGAACCGAGGATCAAGACCCATGTCGTTGTGGGAGACCCAAAGGAGAAGATATGTGAAGCTGCACAGGATCTGAATGCTGATGTGCTTGTGATGGGGTCCCGTGCATTTGGCGCTATTAAGAGGTACACTTTAACATGTGACAAGCCTTTGTTATTGCTAGAAAAGTAAGCAAAAACTTGCAATTGCACATTTCATACTTTGCTATAAACACACTGAATGATTCTTCTCTAGATGAGAATATTAACAATGGTTAAGAATACTCAATTGTATGGAAGCAATGCCTTTGCCAATAAGTGTTTCCAGTTTGTCTATAATATGATACGAGCAAATAACAGTTATCGTAGAGTGATGTCGTGTTAACAAACCGTTGCTGAATAGGGAAATAATCTTCAAATGCTTTAAACATTGTACACAAGCACCCTCTCAACCTTTTATTCATATGCCGCATTCATCTCTCAACAAATTTATAACTGTTTTGACTTGCATATTGGACATTTTTGGACATGGcttaagttgaatgctgttatTATTAAGCAAAGGAATTTTTGAAGTGAGAAATTTTGGACACACCACACATAATGTTTCTATTTTCTCCCCTTAACAGGATGTTCCTTGGCAGTGTTAGCAACTACTGTGCCCACCATGCTCAGTGCCCAGTCATTATTATCAAGGGAAAGGACAATGTCGACAAGAAAAACTAGGTATGCGTCAACTGTACTATTATGAGAAGGTTTTGCCCAAATTTTATGTCATGTTGCCTAGATTGTTTAGGATTCGTGAGAAGAACATCCAAGTTATTCTTAGCACTAGCACTTATGGGTCTTTCTTAAATTTCTAGATCAAGCTAATTACTGTGTACAGcggataaaaatatatttgaacACTACGCATTTATGTCTCTGAATTATCGaactttttaaaagttttcaataCTTATAATGAATTAGTAGTTGAATTTGGCTGTTAACACCAGTAGTAGTGTACTTAaatgaaagattgaataaaaTATGTGGCATGATTCCGAAGTTGGAGTGAAAATATATTGGAACCAATTGGAATTCTTAGAATAATGCTGCAGTGAACGCCAAAATATAGTTTGTTTCGGATCATAGCATGTTACTGAAAATCTAGACTGGAGATAAATGGACCAATCTGTTTACTGGAATAATTCTTGGGATTTCCAGAGTAAAAAAAGGTATATTGGGACCAAAATGTCTGATTCAAAATTTGTTGGAGAGCAATTTATGTCTTGACTCATAATTTAATTATGACCCAGCACCAGTGTTTCACCAGTGTGTCTGATTTTTACGCATATATCTTGGTGGAGAAAAAGGATGGACAAGGAGATGTAAAACAAAACCAAGGAAAAGTTTCAAAGAAATCCACCGCAGAAGGAAGGAATAAATGCAGACCTAGCCATCTAAATTACCTTaatacaacaataacaacaacaacaaagtcttgtcccactaggtggggtcagctacatgaatcaaacgacaccATTGAGCTATgacatgtatcatgtctacagagagaccgtttacatgtagatctcgtttgaccacctggatggtcttcttagatcttcctctgcctttcaccccttgtccatcttccatcttgtccatcctcctgactgggtgttctgtcggtcttcttctcacatgtccaaaccatctgagacgcgattctactatcttttccacaatggtGCTACTCCAAAAAATACTTTGAGTAGTGCTTGCACCCCAATAGCATGAATTATACTTGTATAAAAATTTGTAGAGGACCAAAGTATCCAATTTGAATGTTTACTCTTAAATTATTTGGTGGAAATCAATAAAGTGCAAAAAAATAACAACCAACGATAGACTGTAACCTATAGATTCATACATATTGATGCGCAAAAGAATTCATAACAATCAGTACATCTATTTTTCTTGATATTGCGCTTTCATATAGAACAGAATGTATACACGCATGTATGCCTGAATGTTTCCTTGAGATACTTGTTGTTCTTAGGTGCATATAATATTTTGAGCAACTCTCGGTCCCAAGATACTTATGATAGTTAGTTATATTTCTATAtcttttgcaattttattttgttacaactGAATTCAATCATCCCATTCAATTTACAATCTAAAAGGGTTTTTATTTTTGAACCAAcactttctgtttcattttttGTGTTATTTAGATCGGTGGCCACATTTCAGTTGCCGTTGATGAATCCCTTCATTTGATCAAAAGCTTTTTCTTGCTTGTGATTTGGTATCCTTTGCTGGACACAATCTGTCAGATCCTGGtgttttcacattttcagaacgGTGGTGCTGTCTTGTGTGTAAAGTCTTAGCAGTTAAAGTGGCTCAGAGCTGTGTTGTTACAACTTGAATTCTTGTTCTAAAGGGTTTTGCCCCAAGAAAGGTTgtattctttaatttcttcaacTCATTTGCTCTCTGCTCAATCATTTCTTGTCAGTTGAGCATATTCAGTAAGCTGGTATAAGTGTCAAGTTGGGAGTGTAAATACTGTTTTGGCTTTGAGCTGGGTCCAGTATATGTCGGGGGTGATGAATAAATAATAgattaaacataaatttatatgtataatGACATTGAAATTTAGAAGGGCCATGattattgttaatttcttatgtACGGAAAAATTAACATATGGATTCAGCATATTCTACAATTCTATTTGGGATATGGTTTAGTTGTCATCACTTCTTCATCAGTTAATATATGAGGAGTTTAGATTGGGAAATGTTATCGGTGACATTTTCTTGAAGTTACAATTTACTTATGACTACATTGTATGATATGACGGAGTGTGGATCAATACTCCATTTTATAGAGATAAAATGATTTGTGAAAGAGAGATTTTGAAAAGGTGATTGTTATGGTATTTAAAGTGGTGTTTAAATTGtcaaaaaggttaaaattaatatttaatttaaaaagtataaaaataaataatatttaaaatttagaatttgttATAAAAAGTAAGTTAAGCAAAAATTTGGCGTCAATTTATtggcactatttttttttttgttgtccaCGGTATCCCTTAAATTCCTAACCTAACAGGTCAAGTACTAATTCGTTGCAGATCTAAGTTTCATTTATAGGCACTATTGGTACTatagaatttttcttttaaaaaaaatgctttttttttttgttgcctaTGATATATTCGAACTCCCGACTTTGTTTAAGCGAACGAATGAGCTGACCACTCAACCAATCCAAGttggtttttttaaaaaagatgttaTCATATCACAATTGCTTAATttatgacaaaaatgttatttcaACAACTCTTCCAGCTCACTTATCTTCTCTACAAAAATTTATAAGCATTTGccgtaaaaaaaaatttatatagtaTATCCAATAGGAACACAAGTCACGGTTATTTGAAATAAATTGGTTCAACTGTGGATGATGGCATGACATGTTCTTCTAATCCTATGTGAAAAGGAAAGTATGTATGTAAACAAATTAAACTAGCATTAGTTTCTCATGAAAAGGAAGGATGCTGGAAATTAAACTAGAATCTTATTGGTCTTCTCTATAAGGGACAAAGAGGTACTATCATTGGAAAAGCCTAAAACTAAATAGACAAGATTAATTACAAGGAGTCATGATGAGTTTGAGAGAATTATAAATGAACATAAGGACATCCCGAGGACCAAGATATATTGTCCTAAGCCGTGCCGCATGAGATGCGGTCGGTCACGGGCATTATGTTATGAATACTTCTTtgccaaaataaataaaataaacaatggactatacaatatgtacaatgggacacaatgggctattgagttacaaaatgaatctcctatactatctagaataaccatccgagtactagcgataataaacatcttctcaaaatattaaactgattttggggttcaccaagacTTGAACTCTTGACCTTGCGGATCTAATGCTCTAATATCATGTATGATATCACTCATCCTAAAAGCTTCAGCTGATGGGAAAAGATaatactaatgattatatctctaatactctctaaacttccattatacacattgtataaatattctattggctcctcatactttcccaaaATAAAAACTTAATCAAAATCAACGCGTGCATGCATGCATAGCGTATCTGTCTCCAGTTCTTACTTCTTATTAAAGCAATAATCAGCATAATGCTTAATAGCAAATGAATCTACGTACTTGATTAACAGATTTATAGTAACCCATGAGGGAGCAAATTACCATTTCCTTGTGTTTGCTGAAGAAAATGTGAACTCGAAGCAAATGAACACTATCGATCATTGATGCTATAGTATGAAATAGAAGTTCGTCAAATTATTTTGGACTCCGAATTTCAATTAACAAAATTAAGAAGAAACAACGAAATGGTTTTGAGAGGAATATATAGATTTCATCTAACTCCATAAAAGCTTTCGACTTTTATTCCTCTTAATTTGTGGGATTGAGATGGATCATATTTTAATCCATAAAAATAGAACAGGAAATTTTATACATAAATGCTATATGTATAATTCATAATCTATATTCCTCTGCCAAATAATGGACATGAATAATTGATAATCTTTCAAAATCTCTCTTGTTAATAACACAAGACTCAAgttaatcttaaataaataaataaataaattcattcTTCAAGTTCTGATAATTACCATTATGCCCGGAAGTTACCAGAAGTGAGACAACTTAATCCCTCGACATCAAGCAATCAACTATTGATTGACTTTTACCAACTCCAAAGAAGTTCTCAAACTAAACATCAGATGTAATGTAAATATAAAATGGATTTTGCTAGAAAACCAACTTGGGATATAGTCAATTATAGTCAACTAGTTGAAAAATATGCtagatacataaaaaaaaaaataactctccactatctctattttctgaaattttaaaattagaaacaaaGAAGAGTTAATTGAGTTGGCTTATGTTATATTATAGTTGGTTCCTCAAATATTGGTTACCAATCTAATCTGTTAGACCAATTTAGTGGATTACTCCACAAGTCTCTTTCGTGTGAGAAATTTTGAGCTAGATTTTCCCTTTGCTGTCGTCCTTTTTAGAAGTTATATCTCGTGCTTCCGAGTTCAACGGATCGAACTCATTACAGTTGGACTTGAGCAAAACAAGCACACATTCACGTTGCAACCTTGGAATCCAAAGAAGTCCCACTGCTTATTACCCTTATATTCATTTTTCATTCGAGCTGTTGTATTATATGGACTAGGTGagccgcttttctattgagtttaagaaattaattttatatttttattttaaaattataaatttaataataataaaaaataaattataaaaaataaaatatcttaaattatttaacatgtaaaatattaaaataaacaaatttaaattaaaaaataaaattaaaaatatattaatttactattatgtgtaataaaattaatataaaaatttattgatattatttaaagattagttatttataaatattattaaatttatttattttttcaatcctatttaattaaaaataaatttaaaaatttatatccaaaatattttttatctacatccataattctaatagacaaaaattatatttcttcaatcttatcttgaacttctttaattatctttaattttattattttttaagattattaatttttattttgattatattatcTCATCATATTATACACTATCCTTTgtctcatcattattattatgctgccttgttttattttttttcttcttcttctattcatccCAATTGAAATTAATTATCATGGTACCATTATTTCAATTCTCATCTTTGTTTATCACTTTGATCCATAACTACCATTGTGTTAACTTTTGAGTTATTAAAAATTTGCTaaaggaatttttttttcttctttgatttagATATCTAGATGTATACCTATTATATAGATCcttattattttttagacttACTTGTTAAGTCATATTTTATTGCTTTCAGACAAAATTTAAGATATTAAGTATTCAGATTTTTtgttaatcaaattataaaatttgtcaacaattataaaaaaataatatcaaatattttatatCTTCTTAAAAGAGTAATATTATATGGACACTACTATTTTAGCTACTATTAACATATAcaattgaatataaaaatattatattattgttgaATATCTTTCCTATTCTTAACACTTATTTGTAATAATTCTTAATATTTCTCTAGATCTAATATGTCAACTTCTATTCtctaactaataaaattattaagattttcttaaaatttcatttaatttcaaaacaaaattgtaatttttatatatttttctttctaatatttttaggaaattaatttttatgttttttaaattataaatttgagataaaaaataaaaattttaataaataataaattattaataaataaaaataaaaataaaaaatttatgttatttattttttaatgtatagaataataaaatttaaattaatttaagtatgatactaaaattattatgttgttattatatGTAACAATTAAGatgaaaatttataaatatttataaatttatttatttttttaattttatttaatttgaagcagatataaaaatttaaatttaaagaactctttttcttgcataattttaattgctaattttttttaattttatattcaatatgTTAAAACATATTTTGttccattattttttaaaaaattttaattttgcattttcattattttttactattctcGATACACatatttatcattatttattttaattaagtgAACATGAGTAGAAGTTATGTGTAGAATAAAAAAGTAACTGtacaaagaacaaaaaaaattaactaataattacaTTTTTGACCAAATTTTAAGACGACAATTATATTAAACACTATTATCAATAAGATTAAGATGGAAAAGTGGAAATTAGACACCAAACTTTCATATTCCcgttatatattgttatagatatttaatttaaaGGACATTAATataatatctataacaatattatTTAGGATAATTATGGAAGGTTTATCGAATCAAAATCtaagaaataaattattattaattaaataaatatacaggATTCTTACCTATATTTGGATCATTCGATCTGTTACTTAGACCATGTTATTATGAGTATTGAATAAATTTGttattaacataaaaatatattgtaAAAGATAATTCATATTAAATGATATATACTAATTACATAAATTTATTAATGAGATGTATAACTTAACTGTCATGCCTTCTGGCGAGGTGTTGCTGCTTCTGTTCTTCACTCATGTTTTTATATTCGTGGTCTGACATAGTCTTGCCAAGTCGGTCAACCACTTCCATTAGTATTCTGTCAACtgtaattaatcaaaacaaagaaaagataGATGAGAAACAAAGGAAGTTTTTTTAGTAACAGCAATAGtgaagtgagagaaaataagagaAGAAAGAGATCGTTATTATAGAAGTTACgtgaatttataaaataagagaGAACGTGAATGAAGATGAGGTAGTAAGAGTATTATAACGCGGAATAACTGACATTGGTAGGTTATTAAGAAggataaaaatggaaaaaaattgggaataatataattaatgtAGTAACTGATGTCAGAAAAATTAACTGATGCAGTAGTGGAAATTAAGTAGTAGAATTCTGTAACTGATGACGTGATGTGAGAGAAATTAACGGGAGAAGTTATATTGACGTGAACGTGAATGGAAATGAAGTAGTAAAATGCTGTAACTGGAAGTAAGTTATTTAaaaggataaaaatgaaaaaataaattggaCACCAAAAATGAGTTTtctcattatatattgttatagaagattatagattataaatttaaatgaatactttattagaatatataataagatctataaaaaaaaattatttatcactaCTGATTAAACACTTGTTGACTTCTAattattctttttttcatttcatatatggccaaaaaaattaaaaaagagaaattGTGGGAgtaaagaattgaatagaagttaTGCGTGAGTTTTGCAACTGTTAGTGAAATATGTTAGAGAAATAAGTAactgtaaaatatttttgaattatgttagtagggttaaaataggaaatagaaaattggacaccaaatccCATATTTTGGtagtatatattgttatagatactaaaattaagataaaaatttactaacatggtttacaaattagttatttatatattaaatttatttattttttcaatcttatttaatttgaagcaaatttaaaaatatatattcaaaacattctttatctttatgtttaattcgaatagataaaaaaaatatttttttaatcttatattaaacatctttaatttttttaattgtattattattttaaaattactaatttttattttgattatatcatctcATCATATTATGCACTGtcattttttcttatcattctttTTACATGGATAACTATTATCCTCTCACCGTCACTGTTATgttgtcttattttatttttttcttgttttcttcttctattaaccACAACCGCAATCAATTACCATAAACCACAACCGCAATCAATTACCATAATACCATTATGGCAGCTCTCATTTTTGTTCATCACTTTGTATGTGAAAGacagattaaaaatatataagaatgagttaacaaaataatttatgagAGTTCTTCAATTCATTATTGATAGGTATATACATgtcaaaaaaactaaaaaataaatatcagataaaaataatcatttttttaaattaaattgatgagaGAAAACTTTGTATGTGAAAGacagattaaaaatatataagaatgaaTACAGTTTGGTAAGTAAactgaa is a window from the Arachis hypogaea cultivar Tifrunner chromosome 17, arahy.Tifrunner.gnm2.J5K5, whole genome shotgun sequence genome containing:
- the LOC112765439 gene encoding universal stress protein PHOS34, with product MSSVAGNLTCVVAAVDGSEQSMTALRWALQNLKLRSPASDSTNAGSFVVLHVQSPPSIATGLNPGAIPFGGPTDLEVPAITAAIEAHQKRITEAVLNHALGICAEFNLAEPRIKTHVVVGDPKEKICEAAQDLNADVLVMGSRAFGAIKRMFLGSVSNYCAHHAQCPVIIIKGKDNVDKKN